The genomic stretch ACTTCCCGCTGAAGATTCGCTATGAGATTTTCATACTCGCTATGACACCTCCGCATGCCGAATGGCTCGACCATCCAATAATCTACTTAAAAAATGACCGGGTGAGGAAGGTCGTCTGGGGAGACTTGGACCCAACTTATCacaaccttcttctcacAGACAAAATGTGCCATTGGACAGCCGAGCGGGCTCTTTTCTCTCACTTTGTCTTCATGTACGCAGAGCCATTAGCTTTGGAACTACCATACAAGCTTAGGTGGAATATAAAACACTTCGCCTACCGCCCGGATCTTATGCATGACACCTCTCATTTTTTCAACTTGATTGACATTCGTCGACAGTTATCATATCTCACCACAGTACACATTGTGATCCCACAAAGGGGGGAGAGAATCTCGCAAAGGATTACGACCGATGCCGAAACATTGAAGTTTATTGCCCTCATTTTCCTTACGCGCTATCGAGTCGCTGTTGTCGGGCAGACTGAGCAGGATGGGTGTTGGGACATTGAATCGGGACAGGTGCTATACTCGGTAAGGAATGCACTGAGGGGGTTAGAAGGATATCGACATCTCAATATGTTCTACAAACCCCATGGCCAGAATCCACCCATCGAGTTCGGCTGTACGGATACCCTATGGACGAGGGAAGAAGACCTTGGACTGCTGGAAGACCGTAAACCAGTCGTTTCTGAACTTGAAAACATGGCCCTGATTCCTAGAATGAGGAGCATCTTATCGATCATGAGTACTTATAGCGCCACTTAGGAGACAGAGCTTATGGCTTCGGTAGATTAGCTTGTTCTTGCTAGGATAGCTCTGCTTAGTTATGTATCTTCATGTATTATTCGGGCTGTGTTGTCTAGCATTTTGCGATGCGGAGCTCTCGCATGGCAGATTGATATCATAATCCATTCTATGTTTAAAGGAGCTAAATTGCTGAATTTCCCATCAGGACAAAGTTCCTTAGTTGCTTCAATAGTGTACATTGGTATATATCcgataaagaaagaaaagagagagaaaaagcgctATGGGGTGGGATCTATCAAATATTTCTGCTACTCGCAATCAACAAACAGCTCCATTAACTTCATTAGTATCCTTGGAACGCAAGCGACTGATGCGCTTGAGGGATACTGTTCCAAAATCCGGTTTGAGTATTTTGTCCAGGAGGTTGTGTGGAGATATGCTGTGTAAAATAGCCTGGAATACACGGTGCCGTGGCATTGACGTCTTTTGATGTATATACTCGATTGGCCTCATTGGACGACAGCATAGATGAGGTCAGGTCGGAAGAATAACTTGTGAGGCTACTCTCCAAGGAGCTCTTTCGACTAATGGAGGGAGTTGAAAGTGGAGATAGAGGAGCGCAGGCGATCTGACCCAGTGGCTGTCTTGCTGGTTGGCTGTGCTCGGTGGAGGAATGTGCATCGCTCTCGTAGCTTGGCTTATGACACTCGGACATGTTTGAGGCATCTCGCTTAGACTTGATAGTGAGGTTAACTAGTGGATTGGTGTTGTCGCTGGAGGAAGGCTCGTGCAGCTCGGCGTCAGCACCGGCCTCAGCCAAATGGACATGGGAGACGTGAATTATAGTGTCGCCGCCTGCTTCAGTGGTTAGTCCTACCGAATCTCCTAGTAGTGAGGTATGTCAAGGGAGTCATACTGATTTTCCCGTCTAGGTAGAGCTCTTCCATCTCTCGAACATAGTAAATCTCATCCAATACACGTAACCGCTCTGCCGGCATGATCTGTCGCCGTACATCTTGTCCGGCATCTTTGAGTTTATCTGCTGTTATTCCATGACTATCTTTCAATTCGCACAAAATGTGTACAAGGAGACGAATTCGTTCTGCATAGAGGGATTGAGAATCAGCATGGTGCCTCAGATGAGCGCCTGGAATGAATATGGCCTACCAGCTTTCAGGAGATGATCGGGCTCCCTATGTGTGACACCTGTCGGCCACCATTTTGGCTTCGTCAATTCTGGATCTACTCGCTGAGACGATCCTGCGGTAGTCTTTCGTCCATTGTATGGGTGGTTGACTTGCTTGCGCGGCTCGACTAGTTTGACGAAGGCCTTTGCAATTGCTCTGCAGTTGAGCTGTTGGAAGTTCTCAAATGCTTTTTCATAGTAAGTCCTTAAAAGATTCTTTTGCCCAAGTCGAAGTGCCGTCCACCTGATCGTTGCGCCAGGAGAATCCGAGTCCGAATCACGACGGACATCGGAGCTCACGCGCCTAAGGTTCCGCCTATGACGCTTGTTCTGCAGTGACTGCCATTCGCAAGGAATGAGCTCAGGCTGATACCAGCCTGCCTGATTATGGTGGTGGTtatggtgttgttgttgtaaAGTGAAGGGAGTATTGGACAAAAAGGGTTTGACATCGCCGTCCATGTGACTCACGGAGTCTGCCGCAGAACATCACCCTGGTTATTACTATGTTCTTCTTTTAATGCCCTCATCGACTGCCTCTTCACTTACTGGCGTGATAGCTTTGCAAATCAGACTGCCATCCGACCGTGGCCGATTTGAGAAACCTTTCCTTGACGTCGTGCGTGAAGATAGTTTTCTCATAACTCGCGATAGAAGACGAAGCCTCCACGCCGAGTTCTCCATTGCGGTTGATGTATAACAGAGCGAAGTGTGGGTAAGGGAAGTTGAATGTGGTAGTCGTCTGCGAGCATTCCTATCCATGATATCACATCAGACTGTGATGCGTCTGATTTAATGGGGGGCTCTTGCTCATACCGGTGCCTTCGACCGAGTCATATCGTGATATGGAAGCATCTGCggctgctcttcttctttcgcagCTATGGGCTGACCTATCGCATCCATACTGTACTCTGGACTGGTCATACTCATTGTACGAGATGAGTGGTATCTCGTTAAGGGCTGTTTCTGTTTAACGCCACTTGTTGCTGGTATGGTTTGAACGAAAGTAAATGCTTGAATGACAACGAGAATTAACTGTTATAGGGACACAAAAAGAGACAGCTAAGTCATGAGGCGTCTGCAGGAATTTAGAATTTCAGGGGGGTTCAATGAAACCATATCTACggccgagaagaagccaAATATTAtacgatgaggaagaacaatACCCTTATTGGAGTACGCGGCCAAGAGTGAAAAAAGTACGAATTCTAAATGAACAATGGGTCATGTCAACACGACTGTGGCTGTTACAATTGACAAACTAAtgcaaggaaaacaaataTCTACAGAAGATCGAAGCCACCAACTATACACCTAAACTTTCATTATTCTATAAATGGGGACAGGGCTCCATACTTGTGCATGACTAGGACATCATTTcccaaaaagagaaagcgaaggctgaggctgctCATGGCGCCAAATGCTGCCAAGTCACACCAGAAGCATAGATGATGTCGTGTTTACAGATATAGGGATGAATGACGTGCTGTATTCCCAACGCCTGACAGCTTGGTGGCCTGAATTACATTCCTTATTTGGCTGATGATCAAATGAATGATTCAGGCCGTGGGAACGGAAGCGGCCTGCACCGACACTACTGTATATTCCCATTATTTCGCCAAAAGTAACCATGGCCTGGACCATTCTGAACTGCTAGTGTGTTCTGTTTCGTTGATAGGCGAAGACCAGGCAAGCCTCATGGACCAACACCAATAGGAGAGTGGTTGAGTCCAACTCTAATCAGACTATGTTTGGTCAACGGAAGGATGATCTTCGAGTTCGGGTTCTGACACAGTGGTAACCCAAGTTAGTGTGTGACTCTGAGATTACGCATGAACATCCTCGACTGGCCGAGTTGACAAGAGTCCTACAATCAACAGTAGGACTCACACACACAGTAGGAAAGACATTGTGGTTCGGCGCCACTTCTACCAATCATATAGCCCGTTATTTGTCTGGAACAGCCCATCTGACACGATAGTGCGTGCTTTGACTTTCCCAAAGGATTGTCCTCGAATTTCCGCAGCACTGATGCCCTATTCTAAATGGGCGTCACATGGTCCAGGGAAGATCTGAACGTCAACTCGAATGGAAGGAGACTAACGCGGCCTGTTTCTAGTTTCTCCACAAGGCCCGCTCCATGGTCCGGTAATGGCGCCGGAGATCCTTTCAAACAGCGGCTAAaacctttccttcatttgAGACGTTATGAAAGTCCCTCGACTTGAGCTGCTGGGCATGCTATGTTCTGGAACTATTACCCGCCAGTGGGATTAACCCCTTTCGTACCGGATCAACGTCAGTTGGGTTCGAGGCGTTACCTCCACCAAGACCCTGTACGAAGATTGGACATCAAAGTCACAGCTTGACCGCCGATCGCTTCAATAAAGTTCACCCAAAAACGATAGCAACTCGAAAATGTTGAAATGGGGGACGATGCAGGAGGACCCTTTGAGTCTTGACGTGTGTGATAGATGCTGTTCTTGGTCAGTAAAACCCAAAGGCCCGAGCGTAGCCGAACATTTATTCTTACAGTGAACGATACAGACTGCAGTTAGTTCTCTTGTTCCAAGGGTATTTGGGGGGGAGACATCAGTTGTTTCACCGTCCCACGGAGAAGATATCCGGTTATCACCATTGGGTACGCTCATCTCCGGCCAAACCCCGATTGACATTTATGTATTAAATCTTCTCAGCTGAAAAACTaaaggggagagaaaaagcaacatGGGGTCCTGGACAGGTTACACTAATTTAGTAGCTATCTAACCATGGTACGCTGTCGAAGTACGGTGGCACTCGGAAGATTCCTGCAGATGGTGGCCAGGGGGTTAAGCCAAATGGCAAACCAAACAGTAAATACCTCCTCGCCTTTGCGGGGAAAGTCGATGGTGATTGCTTCgctttcatcaacatccatccactttttttcttttttttttttttttgttttcataCTTGCTTCGATCGATGGACGGGTGGCAAGTCTGGGTTATTACTACGATGTTATGACAGGGGAGTCAAGGGCATCAAGACAGCCACGTACGCAAGCACCGAATGGTGGCCATACTGAGAGCTACCGGGGATGTGACACTCTGCAGGATGGCTTGCAGATATAGGAGACCCGAGCGACACCATAGTAACGTTACTGGCAGAGCTTGGGCACTTATGGTGTCTTGCCAGATATTGTTGGGTATTTCCAACGGTGTTCATAGAATGTCAGTCAATACGCGACAAAACTTACAAtcacttcatcttctgatAGTATGGTTATCAGCAGCACTAGAGCTGCCTGAGCACCGGCAGAAATCGATTCATCTATTGGGGCCTAGATACCTGTATTCTGGCCCTCAAGTCTGAGCCAACTTATTGGCCGGTGGATTTATGAGATATCGAACACACTAACACAGATCGTCGTGCTTCCACACCGACCATTCGATGAATAACCTCCTGGTTATTGTCGTTGCACTAGCTTAACGATGAATCCCGCTAGTACGGACGCAACTGGTAGCTGCATCCTTATCGAGAGTACGAAGTACAGATGACATTCAATACTTAATTTATCCCACAGTACACTATtgctgatattgatgcaAATCTCCTGTCTATCCGCGCTTTGACCCCTACCGACTCTCAACTGACGATGACAGCCCGTCATTGCCAATGGAGAACATGACTGACAGCCACGCACTTCTCTCTGTACAGTGCTGTGTACATGATTCAAAGCGTTGCTTTAGCCATGAAATCCTTCGCCGATACTTACTGTAATTCAACCCTAGATTCGGCGGTTCTCAGCACAAAACTCTATCTCTGAAGATCGACCTCGCACTGATCTGCGTTCATTAAAAACGCGTATCCGGGGAAGACGATCTTCTGCCTTGGAAATGGGAGGCTCACCATATGAAACAGTACTAGAACTCAAGAGACCACCCCCACAAGGACTGTTCTCGCTCTGGGAGTTACTCGACTTGAAATCCTCATTAGTCGATTCTGGTAGTATTCCGTAACGCGGATTACATCCAGGTGGATCTCATCTCATAATCAATGTGTCTAGCTAGGTTGTATCCGGATTTGCGATGCATACGGTCGCCAATTCCGCTCCACTCGGCGCATACAGAGTAGGTTACTCCCTACAGAAAAAAAGCGCGACTTCCATGCACCCCTACTAGATTGAATAAGTGCGCAACCACTCGGATGGCGAACCCCCAAGCTCCACTGGCTCATCTCTTACAGAAGTGGGCCCTGCCTCTCCATACATAGCAACAATCTACAACCGCTTTGTGGCTGACGCCTACCCAGCTGGCAGGATTTCGACGGCCACAACCGATCAATGATCTAAAATGCCTGCCCTCCATTGATCGAGCGCCGATCCGACGGACACGGAAAACAGGCAACCGGAATGTAAGTTTCCATAGTCTATTGATTCTCGACCCAGACTGTCGGGTCTACCCTTTCATATTTCCGTGGAGAGAACTTTTCCTCCCACCCATTTCGCCTTCAAGTACCCACCCTTTCAGctcttatcttctttttttttttcgcccCCAATCACCCAAGTTCCAAATGGGGTCGCCGAAACGATATTGCCATAATTGGCAGTCTGGGATCGTCTTTCGTTTGCCATTAGTATATCGACGGTTCGCGCTTGTGCTCGTATGCATGGACTTGGGAATTCCAGATAACCCATTACATTGCAAGATACCTATACATAGGAGGTTGGGGTTCTACCTCCCGAATGTGTTGTGCAGCATCCCGAACTGTCATAAAGTAAGGAGAGTAACTACATACTGCAATAGGATCCGCTTTTCATGTAACCGCATATGTCCGTCGAGGGAATATACCTTGGATGGCAACCTTCGTAGCAAGCTGAAACGACCACGTTATGCTCCGGATGAAATCCAAAGCCTGGACCCAGGCCCTCCACGCAACGCAATCTGTGCCTTTCTAATGTCACGGGAGGATCCAAAACTATTGAATAGTTAACCGGTCGGCAAACGTCCGTGTCAAAAGTGGAGACTGCGAGGCTTTTAAGGGGGAAATTGCGGCTTTGGGACTCCGTATGGAGTATGAAACCCCATGGACCAGATTAGTTTCGCTACTGTGCACTGCCACTGTacatcaaagaaagcaaatcaATTGCCTACAGCGAACCATTATTCCGTTGCAAGAACCAGTAATATCGTAGCTATGGACCacgaaggaagaagatcaagaactATTCTACATATCATTCAGAAAGGACTGTTTCCCCTGAAGGCAAATATACCAGTCCGAGTCGTCTAATTATATTTCCggagctgcaagaggaacCACAAGTCAATAGCCGCGCCACATGTTAACCGAGGGGAGAGACAGGTAAAACTCACATCAAGGGTCAAGGATTTACTGCTGTTCTCCGTCTGATCTCGGTAAATTCCAACCAAGGCCTCACTGTTCTGGAAGAGACCAGTCTTCAAACTGATGACGATAAACTGCATACCCGGAGCAGCGTGATCATGAATGTAGTTCGCAATCCGAGCGACATTAGTGTTGTCGAGGGCAGCATCAACTTCGTCTAGCACGAAGAACGGTGATGGCTGGTACGAATGGATGGCAAATAGGAGAGCCAAGGCCGCCATGGTTTTCTCACCACCAGAGAGGTGCTCCATGTCTCGGAAACGCTTAAGCGGTGGCATGGCATGGTACTTGATACCATCAAGATATGGCTCATCTGAATCCTCGATGTCCAGATACCTATCGAGTGGTAATGTCTCATCAGCATAGGCGCAGATTAAACGTACACGAAATACCCGTAACTTACGCTTGTCCACCTAATGGATAGTTGCTACTCTTTGTCAAGTCGCGATAGATGGGCTGGATTTGCTCCGATATGTGAGTGAACGCCTTGTTGAACAGCTCTGATCGTTGGCGCATCACTTCCTCGAAGTCCTCTTTGGTCTTTCGGGCGTGTTTTCGTGATTCATCAAAGTCTTTCTCTGTGCTTCGGAGTTTGTTCTCGACACTCTCCAGCCGTTCCATTGCACGGGTATTGGGAGCCATTTTGTCAAGTTCACTATTCAAAGACCGAATTTTATCTAGTAACTCctcttcaagcttctcgtcAGACTCCTAGTGGGAAGTTAGTATGTATTCTGGAACGGCATAGATAGCATTGCTCACCTCCTTGAGTGTTTCGCCCAGAGAGTCGAAATCAACCTCAATACCATAGTCCTGAACAGTGAAAGCGCCGTCAGCGCCACCATTCGCgtcttcatcaacatccattgCGTCAGGGTCAGCTGCCTGTACAAGCTCATCAATAGGAAGCTGGTCTAGCGGGTTTGATCCCTCGGTCAATGGGACGTCAATATCCTCAAGTTTGCagcgccgaagaagagcgtATCGGCTGGATGAGTTACGCTGGACCTCTGCTTCCAATGCATTTACATTCTTCAAGGTAGCTTCCACATCTCTGCTGCGTCTTTGAAGCTCTCTACGATGTTGTGTGAGGTTCTCGGCGGATTGTGCGTAAGATTCCTTCTGCTGCTCGAGACGCTCACGAAGAATTTCGAGCTCCGCGTTATACTCGTCCAGTTGGTTACGAATGccctcttgttcttgtttgagCTCTTCGATCATATCCTGGTCACGCTGGTGTTGAGTTTGCAGACTGGCAATTCGATCAAGAGTGGCCTGGAGACGCTGCTTCTCAAAACTGAGCTGATTCTCAATTCTGCTCTTTTGGGTTGTGAACTCAAGTTTCTTCTGGGCAGCCTCTTCATGCAGGGATCCCTGTTGAACTTCATATTCACGAATGTTGCTGTACCCAAGGCGCTTGCAGAATTTACGATagacctcatcttcaacgttGCTGACGGTTTCTTGCGATGTTGTGATTGTCTGTTCAAGCTCCGCCAGTTCTTCCTGCTTCTCCACGTACTTGGGCTTCACCTCCTCGAGCTGGCGCTTAACAAAGTCCAATTCAGTGTGCTTGCTTTGAAGATTCCTCTCAAGCGCCTTGAGCTCCTCTTGGGCATACGCTAAGCGCTGTTCAAGACCAACCAGCTCTCCTTGTAgcgtttcttcttcggtacCCCGGCGGTGGCCCTTGGGCAGATTGGCAAGGTCGGCCATCAATTTGTCCTTGAGTTTGAATAGATTCTCTACCTCGGAATCTTCCCAGCGCTTCGAGTTCTGCTGAGGGCCTCGGCCACCAGTCATCAGGCCGCCCTTGTGGATCACTGTACCGTCGAGAGTGACGGCCTTCGCATCCACATGTTTTTCGTAGCAGAGATACTTGGCTGTCGCCAAGTCATCACACACAATGGCGTTTCCGCATGCGTAGCTGATAGCCCTGGACACGGAGTCATCATAATCCACTGTTTCAATCGCTGGGCGCATTCCTCTGTGCATTCCCTTTAGGTTAGAATTGAATGCCTTAACTTGAATAGTTTCCAAAGGAATAAAGGTAGCCTGGCCGGCTCTCTGATCACGAAGATGCTGGATACACTCCTTGGCAGTTTTCTCGTTGTCAACAACAATAGCATCAAAGTGACGGCCAAGAACAGTGCTAACAGCGTCGGCGTATTTTTTCTGTTTCGGCTTGCATAGGTCACTGACGCGGCCTTTTACACCAGGGAAGATACGCTTCAAGGTCGAGATCAGCTCCTTTGTTCTGATCTCCCTCTCAGTCTGCTTCTTGCCGTCATCAGCTTCAAGAAGTTTCTTCAAGACAACTTGTAGCTTCTCCTCAAGTTCAGTCCTCATCTGCGAAACACGCAGCCGCTCGGAAGTGAGTGcgttcagctccttcttcttgcgttCGATGTCCTTAGATGTAGTTTTGACCGTATCCTTGATGGACGACCTACGCTCAGTCAATGAGCGTGTATCCGATTCTAAAGTCTTGAGCTGCCACTCGGTACTTTCAAACTTGCTTTTAAGGCTGTTGTGGGCTTCGGCTTCAGTCTTCATTTGGCGCCGTAGATTGTCGAGGTTCAACTGCTCCGCAGACGATCGCTTGTTGACTTCCTCTTTCAGTTTGTTGTATTCTTGCTGATCAGCCTCGCTCAGTTGAACGCCTTGTTTGGTCATTGTCTTTTGCCACTCTGCTTCCCACTGAGATTGTGCCTTTTCAACGACTTTAAGGTCTTTCTCGAGACGCTTGACATTGGCCGACTGCGAGTCTCGCTCCTTGCCAATCTCTGCGATTCGAGAGGCAAATCGTTCTACTTTTTTCATAGTAATGTCGACTTTCTCGTCAATCGGGACCAAGTCATTGGCGGCTTCCtcgatatccttctctttcttcgcgATGTTTTTCTCGGCCTTTGCTACCTCTCGACCAACGCCCGCGTGCTCCCTCTTAGCATCCTCGACGTTCTTTTCGTACTTCTCAACGCCCCGACGATACTCCTTGAGTTCATCTTGGTACTTCAAGATCTCTGCACTGGAATCGTCGATCATGCGCTGGAAATGGAAGAGCTTCCAGAGGATGTGAGTGATGATAGCTTGGTCGCGCTCCTCCGCTTTACGAGCATAATTCTCGGCCTCCCGCTTCTGTTCTTGGTATTGCTTGATCTCGGAATTGATGGCTCGCCGACGATTAAGCTGGACTGTCTGTTGCTCCGCTGCCTCCTCTGCCTCCGCTTTGAGACGCTCGTACTCAGCCTTGTATTCGAGGCTCCCAGAGATCTGCTCAATCAGCCGGGTAAGATCTTTTGGTGATTGTGACGCGATCGCCTCCACATCACCCTGGAAGACCAAGAAGTTGCGCGCTCTAATCAAGATATTCTCCGCCTCAAGCGCCTCGTTATATTGCTGCGCGGTCACGATGCGGTTGTTGATACGGTATTCGCTGACTCCCTGGCTCGTAATCGATCGTCGCCATTGTTGCTCCTCACCGGCATCATCCTCGTAGACTGCCATAACCCATGCTGTTTTAGGATCATTCGATCCGCTAGGGTCTTGTGATTGTTCGCCGTCAACTCCATCTTCGGCGTGATCCTGTCCGTTCGGTTCTTCGTCGATAACATTACCATCAGCATCGAGTTTCGAGGTGCGCAGGACACGACCGCGGTAGACAAGATCGCGAAGGTTCGTAGATCGCAAGTGAGAAGACTTAATTCCTAGCACAAAGGAAATAGCATCCATCCTAGTATGGTCAGCGCACGTACGTTTCCAGTCGGGGATGCGGAGAAGCGCACGAGTTGGACTTTCCGGACCCGTTGGGCCCGATAATAGAAGTGAAATAGGCATCGCCGAAAAGAAGGGTATGGTGTCCCTTGTATGATTTGAAGTCTGTGTGCCAGTCAGTAATCAAGTATGTATCATGACCTTCCGAAAGCGCTGCATACTAAAAAGCTCGAGCCTGATGAGCTTCCCCATCTTGCGACAAGGCAGTCGCTTTTCGGCGACCGCGGTTGCAAGTCTGGAAAGGTAAAGCGAAGCGTTGAGAACTGCCTCAGGCGACCCAGAGACTCTGGGGTAAACGACAACTGACCGTCGGGTGTTTGGAGGGGCCCGCGCGATAGTGATCTGGAAGTCGCGTCACAGACAATTACAAGGACGCGCCTGTGGTCACGTGCCACGGATAATACAACCATGATGTCGTCTCACTCTTGTTGTTTACTTAGATTATGCTCGGTACTGCTACATTTTGTAGAAGAATTGGTTTTATTTATACATGGGAATCTGTTGTACAAGGACAGATCGAGACGCTTCATAAGTTCAGGATGCAAAAAGGTCCCAATCAAGGGGACCAAGAACAATACCAGTATTAGACATCTTCAGAATGAATATCACAATCAGATGGCCCACAGCAGATCAACTTGATCAGCCAGCCATCTAACGCCTATAACTGACCGGATTGCCAATCACAAGAAAGTCCTGCGATACGAATCCCGCAGAATCCATCCTCATAACACCCTTTTGACCTTCCACTTCCAAGAGGATGAAGTCTTCCTGTGTAAACAATTGCCGAACAGATCGGAATAGTCTCCAAAGGAGCATGCTCGTCTTCTTTAAAGGCGCTTTGAAGAAACTCACGTTCCCATTTTGAGCGGCCTCTGCATGCTGCATGCGAGCCACAGAGTCATGCGTCACAACTAGCCGACGAGAAAACGCTACTTGATGGGGTAAAGCATCGAACTCAAATGGCTTCTTGAAAGGAATGAAGCTCCGAACAGTGAAGCGGAGATATGTCTGTCCGTTAGATTGAACGGCATTGACTGCTTTGATCAGCCGTCCAGTTTTGAAGAGGAACACGGTACCCATGACGCTCATCATGACGCAGATACCGCCAAAAAGAGCCTGCTGCCACATTGGAAGAGGTATTATCGGATCGCGAAAGACAACGTTGGAGTTGTATACGGAATAAGCGAAGCAAAACGCTGAAATGCCGTAGGCACCTAGAACATAGCTGCGATGTGATGGCGCTTGGAAAAGTAATACCTGTCCCTCTTTCGCGACCTTTCGCTCTAATTTTCCGAAACCCTCTGCTCGTCGTCCAGCAAATTTCAGGCTTTGCTCGGTTTGCGGAGGCGCTTTGAATTGCGGAGGGCTATACTGTGGCTTGACTTTAACCGCGGCCTTTGTTCGAACAGCGCTTGAAGTGAAGTATCTCCAAGTTGGGCTTGACACCGACGATCCGGGGGTCATAAAGGTCCTGGGACATTGCGGCGAAAATGCCCGGAAAGCAAAAGATCTTGCAAACATTATGGGGCCTAGTTCAAGGCATACCGTCAATTAGCATTAGAATACATAGAGGGATCAAATACAAGACGGAAATCGCAGAATGCCGGGCGGTGATTGGCCTCCGACATTGCATACAACCTAGAGCTAGGCAATTAAAAGGAACAATAGGAAAATGGACTTACCGATAGTTCAATGGAGAACTCCGATAGCTCTCAGTAACTGTGACGGACTTGGAGTCCGGTCGTCTCCGCGGCAGAAAAATGTTCCCGTCCGGGCGGCCGGTGAAGCTCCCAACAACCTCAACGTCTCTACAAGGTCGGTCTCACCTTTTGCAGTCGAATCCAGCGTTTATGTCTTCTTACAATTAGCTTTAGATCGCGATATCGCCTCGAGTCACACGATCCACTTGGGATTCTGTGCGGCCCCATCGACGTGGTGGTGGGTTCTTGATCGTTCCTGTCCCTAGTCCGCCGAATCCAATTACAGCACGGGAGTATCATACGACCGGAGAAAGCACACGACCCAGATCTTATAAAGGGAGATCTTTGTATATCTAGAAATGGCCTCCAGCTTCACTGTGCGCCAAATTCCGGCCGTGCTCGCCAGACGGCAACCACGCGTACTCGGTACTACAAGACGTAAGTTGCCCGCGGGATATCAAAATGAGGGAGATTCTTTCGCAAAAGACGCTTGGAATATATACACCTTCCGAGACCTGTACGCTGACATCGCTTTTGGCCGCTCTATCTAGGCctggcatcttcttctgccgtTCAGACCCAGAACCCCGCCTACCCGCTGTACCCATCCGTTATCCAGCTCCTTCACGAGAAGGGCATTCCAGATTCGGAAGTTTCAAAGATCCCAGCGTCTGGTCCCAAGGGCCGTCTTCTCAAGGGCGACGTCCTCGCCTACCTCGGCTCCATCCCGGCTGATTATCCCGCCACCCAGCAAGCCCG from Aspergillus oryzae RIB40 DNA, chromosome 1 encodes the following:
- a CDS encoding cohesin subunit SMC1 (structural maintenance of chromosome protein 1 (sister chromatid cohesion complex Cohesin, subunit SMC1)), which codes for MGKLIRLELFNFKSYKGHHTLLFGDAYFTSIIGPNGSGKSNSMDAISFVLGIKSSHLRSTNLRDLVYRGRVLRTSKLDADGNVIDEEPNGQDHAEDGVDGEQSQDPSGSNDPKTAWVMAVYEDDAGEEQQWRRSITSQGVSEYRINNRIVTAQQYNEALEAENILIRARNFLVFQGDVEAIASQSPKDLTRLIEQISGSLEYKAEYERLKAEAEEAAEQQTVQLNRRRAINSEIKQYQEQKREAENYARKAEERDQAIITHILWKLFHFQRMIDDSSAEILKYQDELKEYRRGVEKYEKNVEDAKREHAGVGREVAKAEKNIAKKEKDIEEAANDLVPIDEKVDITMKKVERFASRIAEIGKERDSQSANVKRLEKDLKVVEKAQSQWEAEWQKTMTKQGVQLSEADQQEYNKLKEEVNKRSSAEQLNLDNLRRQMKTEAEAHNSLKSKFESTEWQLKTLESDTRSLTERRSSIKDTVKTTSKDIERKKKELNALTSERLRVSQMRTELEEKLQVVLKKLLEADDGKKQTEREIRTKELISTLKRIFPGVKGRVSDLCKPKQKKYADAVSTVLGRHFDAIVVDNEKTAKECIQHLRDQRAGQATFIPLETIQVKAFNSNLKGMHRGMRPAIETVDYDDSVSRAISYACGNAIVCDDLATAKYLCYEKHVDAKAVTLDGTVIHKGGLMTGGRGPQQNSKRWEDSEVENLFKLKDKLMADLANLPKGHRRGTEEETLQGELVGLEQRLAYAQEELKALERNLQSKHTELDFVKRQLEEVKPKYVEKQEELAELEQTITTSQETVSNVEDEVYRKFCKRLGYSNIREYEVQQGSLHEEAAQKKLEFTTQKSRIENQLSFEKQRLQATLDRIASLQTQHQRDQDMIEELKQEQEGIRNQLDEYNAELEILRERLEQQKESYAQSAENLTQHRRELQRRSRDVEATLKNVNALEAEVQRNSSSRYALLRRCKLEDIDVPLTEGSNPLDQLPIDELVQAADPDAMDVDEDANGGADGAFTVQDYGIEVDFDSLGETLKEESDEKLEEELLDKIRSLNSELDKMAPNTRAMERLESVENKLRSTEKDFDESRKHARKTKEDFEEVMRQRSELFNKAFTHISEQIQPIYRDLTKSSNYPLGGQAYLDIEDSDEPYLDGIKYHAMPPLKRFRDMEHLSGGEKTMAALALLFAIHSYQPSPFFVLDEVDAALDNTNVARIANYIHDHAAPGMQFIVISLKTGLFQNSEALVGIYRDQTENSSKSLTLDIVFPGYAFLMNADQCEVDLQR
- a CDS encoding uncharacterized protein (predicted protein), which translates into the protein MFARSFAFRAFSPQCPRTFMTPGSSVSSPTWRYFTSSAVRTKAAVKVKPQYSPPQFKAPPQTEQSLKFAGRRAEGFGKLERKVAKEGQVLLFQAPSHRSYVLGAYGISAFCFAYSVYNSNVVFRDPIIPLPMWQQALFGGICVMMSVMGTVFLFKTGRLIKAVNAVQSNGQTYLRFTVRSFIPFKKPFEFDALPHQVAFSRRLVVTHDSVARMQHAEAAQNGNVSFFKAPLKKTSMLLWRLFRSVRQLFTQEDFILLEVEGQKGVMRMDSAGFVSQDFLVIGNPVSYRR
- a CDS encoding DUF2841 domain-containing protein (predicted protein) — translated: MSMTSPEYSMDAIGQPIAAKEEEQPQMLPYHDMTRSKAPTTTTFNFPYPHFALLYINRNGELGVEASSSIASYEKTIFTHDVKERFLKSATVGWQSDLQSYHANSVSHMDGDVKPFLSNTPFTLQQQHHNHHHNQAGWYQPELIPCEWQSLQNKRHRRNLRRVSSDVRRDSDSDSPGATIRWTALRLGQKNLLRTYYEKAFENFQQLNCRAIAKAFVKLVEPRKQVNHPYNGRKTTAGSSQRVDPELTKPKWWPTGVTHREPDHLLKAERIRLLVHILCELKDSHGITADKLKDAGQDVRRQIMPAERLRVLDEIYYVREMEELYLDGKISMTPLTYLTTRRFGRTNH